Proteins from a single region of Rhodospirillales bacterium:
- the grpE gene encoding nucleotide exchange factor GrpE yields the protein MADTERNSEQETKPSAATRPEEAMDKSDAAAEGVANAGTEASAQEQIDDLTLRLGVAEQEVARLKDEYLRSLAEMENVRRRAQRDRQEASQYAITGFARDLLSVADNLRRALGSVTEEIRASDAVLDALISGVEITERELLATLERHGVKPILAEGQPFDPHVHEALFEIPDESVPHGTVLQVMQSGYAIQDRTLRPARVGISRGGPRAGAPAGPDEGVIEFPRTETKPGAYRKAAENEETMSGQRIDESL from the coding sequence ATGGCAGACACGGAACGCAACAGCGAGCAGGAGACCAAGCCCTCGGCCGCAACGCGACCAGAGGAGGCGATGGATAAAAGCGACGCCGCAGCCGAAGGTGTGGCCAACGCCGGTACCGAGGCTTCGGCGCAGGAGCAGATCGACGATCTGACCCTAAGGCTGGGCGTGGCGGAACAAGAGGTCGCTCGCCTGAAGGACGAATACCTGCGCTCACTGGCCGAAATGGAAAACGTCCGGCGGCGGGCTCAGCGCGACCGGCAGGAGGCAAGCCAATATGCCATCACCGGCTTTGCTCGTGACCTGTTGTCGGTGGCCGACAACTTGCGCCGCGCCCTTGGCAGCGTTACGGAGGAGATCCGCGCGAGTGATGCCGTGCTTGACGCGCTGATCAGCGGCGTTGAAATCACCGAACGGGAACTGCTGGCAACGCTTGAGCGGCACGGCGTCAAGCCGATCTTGGCGGAGGGGCAGCCGTTCGATCCGCACGTGCACGAAGCGCTGTTCGAGATTCCGGACGAGAGCGTGCCGCACGGCACAGTGCTTCAGGTCATGCAGTCGGGCTATGCCATTCAGGACAGGACGCTGCGACCCGCCCGGGTCGGGATCTCGCGGGGTGGTCCCCGTGCCGGCGCCCCGGCCGGCCCTGACGAGGGGGTGATCGAATTTCCGCGCACCGAGACCAAGCCGGGCGCCTATCGCAAGGCGGCCGAGAATGAGGAGACGATGTCGGGACAGCGGATCGACGAATCCTTGTGA
- the dnaK gene encoding molecular chaperone DnaK, which produces MSKVIGIDLGTTNSCVAVMEGKDVRVIENSEGARTTPSIVAFTDSGERLVGQPAKRQGVTNPENTLFAIKRLIGRRWNDPVTEKDKGMVPYRIVEGAGGDAWIEAQGKKYSPSQISAFILQKMKETAESFLGEEVKQAVITVPAYFNDSQRQATKDAGKIAGLEVLRIINEPTAAALAYGLEKKGAGTIAVYDLGGGTFDISVLEIGDGVFEVKSTNGDTFLGGEDFDKRILDYLADEFKKEQGIDLRSDRLALQRLKEAAEKAKIELSSTMQTEVNLPFITADASGPKHLNIKLTRAKLEALVEDLIERTIAPCRAALKDAGLTAGEINEVVLVGGMTRMPKVVEKVKQFFGREPHKGVNPDEVVAIGAAIQAGVLKGEVKDVLLLDVTPLSLGIETLGGVFTRLIDRNTTIPTRKSQVFSTADDNQTAVTIRVFQGEREMAADNKILGQFDLVGIPPAPRGMPQVEVTFDIDANGIVNVSAKDKATGKEQQIRIQASGGLSDADIQRMVKEAEAHAADDKARREQVEARNQADSILHATEKDLAEYGDKIAAADKQAIEQAVADLKDVKDGSDVSAIQAKTEALGQARMKLGEAMYRATQGQGADAAPGGPAGGSGDGSSDDKVVDAEFEEVDPAHKKAS; this is translated from the coding sequence ATGAGCAAAGTCATCGGCATTGATCTGGGTACCACGAACTCCTGCGTCGCCGTCATGGAAGGCAAGGACGTTCGGGTGATCGAGAACAGCGAGGGCGCACGAACCACGCCTTCAATCGTTGCGTTCACCGATTCCGGCGAACGGCTGGTCGGCCAGCCGGCAAAGCGCCAGGGGGTGACCAATCCAGAAAACACCTTGTTCGCGATCAAACGGCTGATCGGCCGCCGATGGAACGATCCGGTGACCGAGAAGGACAAGGGCATGGTGCCCTACCGGATCGTGGAAGGAGCCGGTGGCGACGCCTGGATCGAGGCCCAGGGCAAGAAGTACAGCCCCAGCCAGATTTCCGCCTTCATCTTGCAGAAGATGAAGGAAACGGCGGAGAGCTTCCTCGGCGAGGAGGTCAAGCAGGCGGTCATCACCGTGCCGGCCTACTTCAACGACAGCCAGCGCCAAGCGACCAAGGACGCCGGCAAGATCGCCGGGCTTGAGGTGTTGCGCATCATCAATGAGCCGACTGCGGCCGCGCTCGCCTATGGCCTTGAGAAGAAGGGCGCGGGGACGATCGCGGTCTATGACCTCGGCGGCGGCACCTTCGATATCTCCGTTCTCGAGATTGGCGACGGCGTGTTCGAGGTCAAATCGACCAACGGCGATACCTTCCTTGGCGGTGAGGACTTCGACAAGCGCATCCTTGATTACCTCGCTGACGAGTTCAAGAAGGAGCAAGGCATCGACCTGCGCTCCGACCGCCTCGCCCTGCAGCGCCTGAAGGAAGCCGCGGAGAAGGCGAAGATCGAGCTGTCGTCGACGATGCAGACCGAGGTCAATCTGCCGTTCATCACCGCCGATGCCTCCGGACCGAAGCACCTCAACATCAAGCTGACGCGCGCCAAGCTCGAAGCGCTGGTTGAGGACCTGATCGAACGGACGATCGCGCCGTGCCGTGCCGCGCTCAAGGACGCGGGGCTGACCGCCGGTGAGATCAACGAGGTCGTCCTCGTCGGTGGCATGACGCGCATGCCGAAGGTAGTCGAGAAGGTCAAGCAGTTCTTCGGGCGCGAGCCGCACAAGGGCGTCAATCCGGACGAGGTCGTCGCCATCGGCGCTGCCATCCAGGCCGGCGTGCTCAAGGGCGAGGTCAAGGACGTCCTGCTGCTCGACGTCACCCCGCTGTCGCTCGGCATCGAGACGCTGGGCGGTGTGTTCACCCGGCTGATCGATCGCAACACCACGATCCCGACCCGCAAGAGCCAGGTGTTCTCGACCGCGGACGACAACCAGACGGCGGTGACGATCCGCGTCTTCCAGGGCGAGCGCGAGATGGCGGCGGACAACAAGATCCTGGGGCAGTTCGATCTCGTCGGCATCCCGCCGGCGCCCCGCGGCATGCCGCAGGTCGAGGTGACCTTCGACATTGACGCCAACGGCATCGTCAACGTCTCCGCCAAGGACAAGGCGACCGGCAAGGAGCAGCAGATCCGCATCCAGGCGTCGGGCGGTCTCTCGGACGCCGACATCCAGCGGATGGTTAAGGAAGCCGAGGCGCACGCCGCCGACGACAAGGCGCGGCGCGAACAGGTCGAGGCGCGCAATCAGGCGGATTCGATCCTGCATGCGACCGAGAAGGACTTGGCGGAGTACGGCGACAAGATCGCTGCCGCCGATAAGCAGGCGATCGAACAGGCCGTGGCCGACCTGAAGGACGTCAAGGATGGTAGCGACGTTTCCGCCATCCAGGCGAAGACCGAAGCGCTGGGGCAGGCGCGGATGAAGCTGGGCGAGGCGATGTACCGCGCGACGCAGGGCCAAGGGGCGGATGCGGCTCCCGGCGGCCCGGCCGGCGGTTCTGGTGACGGCTCCAGCGACGATAAGGTGGTGGACGCCGAATTCGAAGAGGTCGATCCGGCGCATAAAAAGGCCAGCTAG